cagatggagcaccgctgttggcgctgaacatgtgtgtgaggtggggctgcgcttgactggacactgggtctcacactgtggcgcagctgacctcccagaatccactgtgaggctccgtctgggcttcgggacctagaaagtcagacagaacacggcatgcattctcagatttttatttcaatttccgtaggaagctgcaatgggctctccaggggtatttccctgagccctggttccctttgcagctcccagctctaggtccttcaacggtcgctggctccgtggtctcagatgtcacaccaccagtgatttccaggccctggccactctctgctgtctctgcGATGGCCTCCGTTCGGGTCCCTTCCACTGCCTTCGGCGGGATGCTCACATATTCCTCGCGTGAGGAGGCCACACTGTCTTTGTCGTAAGCTTGGCTCtgacattcctgaagaaagagccgatcctgctgagtctcttggtgatggaacctgaacttgctgtaggtaagctcctgcccgatttgtgcgaggtcctggactcgttggtgatgggagcacggctgatggctttgtgagcagtgccctgcttgttgtaccccgggctgccgtggcctttctccttttggtcgtctctagtggctctccggctgcctgagcccgggccggctgctttttggatggtcttgttccccgcagtgcccccagtggctgtgttggttttacttgctcctggacccttgctggctgtggctgctatggccgtgctctgctcttcgggggcaggagactggatctctgccacgctcaaagcacccgctgcggtgccgcctgccacccctgctgtctccacctttgtcgttgcccgcgatgctgactctttgtcaagcactgtaggttttgctttggcagtggccacatcggacatggtatcgggcttgtgggagtccagttggatcccctccccgccagcaaaagctgcagacccgaccgcggccacctcagagggcgtgtggaggctcctgatgctcacctggtcctcatcccactctccttggaaatcctccactgccgggctcctcccgtcctcctcctcctcctcgaacagagtcctgcagatcatgtccccggctggaacagcgtaggtgcggctgtgaccgtccactggtggtcgcaggaggtaaatcagctcttcccagtaggcgaagaggtcttcctgcgcgtccagaggtGCACACAGCTGCAGGTAGAAGGAGCGGCCAGTGGCAAACTTCACGCGCAGCTGTCGTTTGTCACGATCGTGTGTGGAGATCCTTACAAActtcaagggaaggagcctggtgagctctaaggttttggcaaccttgtggctcttccccttggtgggctggctgtgctcagcgtgctgttcacagccggtggcccgtcgggccagcagcatgatgtctgggagtgggaggacggggctggtggatgcgatgcccacggtcaccgtgcagtcacagttgtgcacgtcaatcacgtgtcccctcttcgtgatctggataaagtcgctctcgaatatcggcgcgtacttgaatatgtcgtattcgccgttgtgcagttgctgctgcagctcccccatggtgcttttgaacaggcccagcccggtgctgctctgggccgtgtgatacgggagcagagagtccccactcatggctgtcttcgatcactgccaggcagcgtggttaaggcgggcccctggctcttccctccctcggccTAATGGGCCGAAGAGCAGAGCGAGCTGCGGTGCTCCTGCGTCCCGCAGGCGGCCTTATGGCAGGTCTtccaagcccagcccacaggcccccacctttgcctcagggtctcccagaggcaggggtgtgggtaggggcaccgatggtcacagcggggactctgtagggcggctggaccccaggctgaatctcttcaagtgtgtagagaggtatggtaggctccccctcggcctcagctcacttccgcttctgggtttttatctccccaagcggctgtgaacgtcagtcctagtgagagaagtaaccactttctcggcctaaggccctggcacagcctatttatcctctgatgccctttgtgacctatcactgtcacatagccctttgcctcatcccccagctgccccgccccgcccgcccagtgcagggcccccatcctctcccaaacGTGCCATTGCCCCCGCGGAGGACAGGCCCATGCTGCCAGTGACTGAGGTggctactagaataaaaatgtcttcaactgggaaaattttgtgtgggtcctttttcttttcctcccccagatttagctactggatgaaatctataggaatgtatgatgatgggctaaatttgaaccatttaagCCCATGGTTTAATTGTATCGAATAACGTAGAGCTGGCGGTGGCGATCCTTAGTCTGTCCTTTCATAAAATCTCAGTAAACATCGgtggtgatttttaataataacattaaaaattggtaggaggaggcaagaaaagatagagacagacagaagactacattaactatttaggggttctggctgctaagatcaggaaaggaacctcagatccagaactgccctccaagcccagaaaccgtgaggtctcaccaaagatttctcttcttgtttttttttttttttccactgcgttgggtctttgttggtgcacgaaggctttttctagttgaggcaagcgggggctacccttcgttgtggtgtgcaggcttctcattgtggtggcttctcttgtggcagagcacgggctctaggtgtgcatgcttcagtagttgcagcacgcgggttctCGGGTAGttgggcttcagtcattgtggcgcgtgggctcagtagttgtggctcctgggctct
This genomic stretch from Kogia breviceps isolate mKogBre1 chromosome 1, mKogBre1 haplotype 1, whole genome shotgun sequence harbors:
- the LOC131754557 gene encoding Golgi-associated RAB2 interactor protein 4-like — its product is MSGDSLLPYHTAQSSTGLGLFKSTMGELQQQLHNGEYDIFKYAPIFESDFIQITKRGHVIDVHNCDCTVTVGIASTSPVLPLPDIMLLARRATGCEQHAEHSQPTKGKSHKVAKTLELTRLLPLKFVRISTHDRDKRQLRVKFATGRSFYLQLCAPLDAQEDLFAYWEELIYLLRPPVDGHSRTYAVPAGDMICRTLFEEEEEDGRSPAVEDFQGEWDEDQVSIRSLHTPSEVAAVGSAAFAGGEGIQLDSHKPDTMSDVATAKAKPTVLDKESASRATTKVETAGVAGGTAAGALSVAEIQSPAPEEQSTAIAATASKGPGASK